The nucleotide window ACAGTGACTTCAAGCGTGCCCGCGGTGTCCGTGAATACCCGGCGATCCAGGATGCGGGAATCGGCCGGGGTTTCCTTTCTCACCTGCTTCCACGCGGCGCTGGCCTTGAGGCAGGCCGGGACACTCTCGCTGCATCCCCAGTAGAGGTTGTCGTCGGGTTTGTTGCCGTCGCCGATTTTCGCGGACACCGGGATGATGCCCTGGGTGGCATTGTCGCATAGCGCCACGAACACGGCGACCCGCTTCGGTGCGCCGAAAACGGTCGCGGCAGAGAGCGCGAGGACGAGCAATGTGCGGAACATGCCCCAACTTGCACCTTGCAAGCGCGCCGTGGAATCCCGAAATGGGGGCGCGCCACCTCTTCCCAGCATGCCTGATCTCAAGTCCCTCCTCGAAAACAACCGCGCCTGGGCCGAGGCCCAGGTGGCCGCCGATCCGGAATTCTTCAAGCGCCTCGCTGCCCAGCAGAGCCCGGAATACCTGTGGATCGGCTGCTCCGACAGCCGCGTGCCCGCCAACCAGATCACCGGTCTCGCGCCCGGCGAGGTGTTCGTGCATCGCAATGTCGCCAACGTGGTGGCGGAGACCGATTTCAACGTCCTCGCGGTGATGCAGTATGCCGTGGATGTCCTGAAGGTGAAGCACATCATCGTTTGCGGCCACTATGGCTGCGGCGGCGTGCGTGCCGCGCTGGAAAATTTCCGCCATGGCATGATCGACAACTGGCTCGCGGGCATCCGCTTGATCGCCCGCCTGAATCGTGAGGAGCTGGATGCCATGCCGCATGAGGAAGCCGTGGACCGCCTTTGCGAACTGAACGTTCTCATCCAGGCCAAGCACGTCGCGCGAACGACGATTTTGGAAGACGCGTGGGATCGCGGTCAGGAGATCAAGATCCACAGTTGGATCTATCGCCTTGATACGGGTCTGATCAGCCGCCTCGCCGATCCGATCAGCGCGAAGATCGACGTTTGAACCCGCTTCACTCGAAGCGCGTGGCCAGATAGTCCGCGATCGCCTTGGCGATCGCGGGGAAGGCTTCCCTGCGCTTCGCCAGCAGATTGGTGTCCACATCCTTGCGGTCGATGAACTCGATCTCCAGGAAGCACTTCGGGACGTTGTTGAGTTCCGGGTGCCTGGCGAGCTGGTAAAAGAAATTCGATCCCGCACCACCGTGGAGGTGGCTGTCCGGGATCACCGCCAGCGGAGTGGAGCGGGGGACGAATTTCACCACCGCGCCGTGGGCTGCTTGGATCAGTTCCTTGGCGAATGCCTCGTCAGCCGCGTAATTCGGATTTGTGGCCTTGGCGGCGACCACGGCGGTGGTACCCAGCGCGGCGTGATTGTCCGAGGCGTTGAAGTGGATGCTGAAGATCGCCACGGGTTTGGCAGCCGCACAGAACGCGGCGCGCCTGGCGAAGTCCGGATTCTCGTCTTTGGTGCGTGTAAGCACCGGCTTCAAAGCCGTATGCGGACGTGCTGAAAGTTGCTTCGCCACTTCCAGCGAAAGCTCCAGAGTGAGATCTTTTTCTAACAGTTTTGAAGGTGAAGTCGCGTTGTTCGAAGACGACAAGGTCCGCTCCTTCTGGGAACCGGCATCGGTGCTCCCACCATGGCCCGGATCAATGACGATGACCTTTTCGGCCGCACTGACGGTAAGTGTGGCAAGGATGGCCAGCAAGGCGGCCAGTCTCATTTCTTGCCTTCGCTGAAGAAGTTCTTCATGGCCCGTTGTTCGGAGGGATCGAGCGATTCCTTCCATACGCGATCACCACCGGCACCGGTGGAATCGGTCGCGCCACCGCCGGTCACCTTGCTGCCGGATTTGTCCACGTCGTGCTCGCCATCCTGAAGCTGGAGGAGATCGCCGGGAGTGGCGCGGGAAAGGTCCTTGTTCTCAAGGCCGGTGAGATCGCCGGTCTGGCGCTTTTCATGCTCCTTGCCGAAGAGGTTGTTCGAATGGCCGGGACCGCGGGAAACCCCGCCTTTGCCGACTCCTTCACCCTCTCCGTTTTCGCCTTCACCTTCGCCACCGCCGTTTCCCTGGCCCTGTCCGTTTCCTTGTCCGTCACCTTCTCCGGACAAAAGCTGGTCGGCCCAATCGTCGCCTTGGCCTTGGCCACCCTGGCCCTGCATGTCCTTCATGCCATTGGCCGCCTTTTGGAGATTTTCCTTCAACTGCTGCATCTGCTCCTTGGTCAATCCGCCGAGGTTCTTCGGATCGAAGTTCTGGAGTTGCTTGAGCAATTCCGGGTTCGGCTTCATCGCACCGTTTTTCAAACCTTGCAGCGCCTGATCGAATTCATTGGCGAGGCGGGCCTGCTCCGCCTGGCCTCCAGCGGCCGCGGTTTTTTGGAGGTCATTCATCGCCTTTTCGGCACGACCCAGCTCGCGCTCGACACGGGAGATCTCCGACTGATGGGCCTTCTTCAGCGAGTCGGTGGCTTCAAGCGAGGAGTGGCTGAACCAGTCCTCCTCCTTCTGGGCGCGCAGTTCATCGAGACGTTTGCGCATGTCCTCCAGATAGGTCTCATCGACCATCTTTTCATCGGCGAGTTTGTTGAGATCGGACTCGATCTTGCTCCATGCCTGCGGAGCCTCGGTCGGATGCTTGGCGGCTTCCGGTTTGGAAACCGGGATGAGCAGGCCGGCGGCGAGCAACAGCAGGGTTCCGAGGATGGGAACCAGCAGGCGCGGCCAATTCCACTCGATGCCCGCATCCACGGCTGCCGGTGGGTTCGGCCAAGGGGCAACACCGGCACGGGCGGCGGAGAGGGCATTGCGCAGACGCATGGCGGCCTCCAGGCGCACGAGGGATTGATCGGACGTTTCAAAGCTGGTGCGGCTCATCAGCCACGCGACCAGACCGATGATGGCCAAGCCGCCCACGATGCCACCCGCCAGCCAGCCGAGCGGCGTTTCCGGATGCTCCCGCCGCACCAGCAGCAGGCCGCAGGCCCCGGCGATGGCGGCGATCACCAGCGGCGCGGCGAGTCGGTCCAGCCACCAGCCGAAGTTGACCCGGCGCGAGGTTTTGTCGGCCAGATTCAGCCAATGAGTCTGGTTCGCATCGGAGGAGGTCGCCATGACAGGGATCAGTCTAAATGCCCCTGCGTGCGAGGCGACTCCGAAAACGTGAATTTCCGATGAAGAAAAAAGCCCGCCGGTTGCCAGGCAACCGACGGGCTGGAAGAGGAAACCGGTGTGTCAGGCGAGCAGGGAAGCCGCGCCGCGGTCGAGGAAATAGGTCGTATTGCCGTGCTCCTGGAGGAAGGAGGCGCTGATTTGATCGGTGATCGGGCCTTCGATGGCGGCCTTCACGATCGAGGCCTTCTTGTCGCCCCAGGCCAGCAGGGCGATGCGCTTGGCACTCAGGATGGTGGCGCAGCCCATGGTGATGGCGTAGGTGGGGACGTTGTCGAGGCCACCGAAGGCCGGAGCGGCGTCCGCGCGGGTCACCGGATCGAGGTGGACGCGGCGGGTGATGGAGTTCTTCTCCGAGCCGGGCTCGTTGAAACCGATATGACCGGTTCGACCGATGCCGAGAAGCTGGAAATCGAGGCCGCCGGCTTCGCGGATGGCATCCTCATAGGCAGCGCAGTGGGCCGCCACTTCGGAGTCGGCGACGGTGCCGGAGGGCAGGTTGACGTTGTCCGGAGCGATGTCGAGGTGGTCGAACAGGTTCCGGTGCATGAAGGTCCAGTAGCTTTCCGGGTGATCGCGCTCGAGGCCGAGATATTCGTCGAGGTTGAACGTGATGACGTTGCCGAAAGAGAGGCCTTCCTCCTGATGCAGGCGGATCAGCTCGCGGTAGAAGGGAAGCGGCGTGTTGCCGGTGGCGAGACCCAGCACGGCATTGCGGCCTTCGGCGGCACGGGAACGGATCAATTCCGCCACTTCGGCGGCCAGCTCGCGGGCGGCATCGTCAGAAGAATCAAATACCCTAAAAGAAACAGAATTCACAGAAGTCACGACGCCAAAATGCCAACTTATTCGCGCATTGTCAACGCGTTGGGCGGCTGTCGCCGGGAGTCCTCCGGAAAAGCAGAAACACCCCGACTAGGAAGGAAATCGCGAAAAAGCCGCTGATTCCCCATGAGGCGACGGGGCTCCCGCCGGGGATGATCGAGGTGCCGTACTGAATGAGGCGCACGGTAGAATAAAGACCGAAGGCGGAAGTGAGAGCCCCGAGTCCACCGATCAGACGCAGGACGGAGGTGCGGTTCATGACGGCGGGCTGATGGCTCAATAGCTCGGGATGCTCGGCAGGGTGTTGCTGTAGCCCGATTTGTAGTTCTGCATCTGGTTCTTGTAGGCCTGCTCCTGGACCGCGCGCTGGTTGGCCTCGCGGGCGGCGTTCTGCTGGGCATACCACGCCGAGTCATCACTGCGCCGCACCGGCTGGTAGGTGCCATCGCGGGGACCGTTGAAGAAATAGTCCACGTCCTCTTGAGCGCAACTGGAGAGGAATACAGCGCAGGCGAAAGCAGCGGAAAGTTTGATCAAAGCCATGAGGGTCGGGAGGAAATTGACTGACGACGACTACTAGGATGTCAGCCATCCTGTTTCAAGCTGGTGTGTGCGGTTGGGAAGACGCTTGGAAAAAGCGTTTCGCATTTGCATTTCAGCGAAGCGAACTTCACACCAAATCGGCAGATTTGTCGTGCCAACCTACTGGAAACCCAGGCTCAGCATCTTCGAGATAAGCTCGAAACAGCGCCACAACCTGATCACACGTGAATAACTCGGCATCAGACCGCGCCATACGAGCCGAAAACTGATACCACTTGGGTTTCGGGCTTGGGGAGGGTTGTTTGTCGATCAAATAGGCGGCAAAATGCCGAACTGGATTGGAAACGCGTTTTTCAACAAAGAAGCCGCCCTTGTCTGCTGCGGCCTGGATGTAGTCATCATCACCGGAGGCCATGATGACGAACGACGAATCTCCGCCAAGATGCACCTTGATCATCTCCAGATCATAAGTTTCTTGCACCTCGATGACGGCGCCACTCTCAAATTCCAGTTTCATCCGCGGCTTTCACGATTCCCGGCGTTTCGTTCCCTGCCGTTTTTCCCCGTTGCCGGACAAACGCCATGGCACCGGTTTGGCCAGCTCCTCATGACGACGATGGGTGTGCCGCTAGGTTCGGACAAGCCTGTAAAGCCTGAAGGGTTCAGGCTGTTCTGCTATACGGCGCATTGGCCATGAGTGTTGTGAGATGAGAATGTCCCTGCTCCTTGATTATTCCGCTGGCACGTGCGGCTCGAAGGTCATCGAGCGTTCGTGCTCGCGGGCTTTCGCGGCCTTGCGGGCTTGATTGAAGAAATGGGCCTGGGCGCGGAAGGCGCGTTGTCCCTGGGCTTTGGCGATGCGTTGGGAGGTGCCATCCGGCATCAGCTTCGAGGCCTGGACGTTGTCCTGGAAGAAGGTTTCCAGGATGCGGACCAGACGGCGTTGCAGCGCGGGCTCCTCGATGGGAATCATCAATTCCACGCGGCGTTCGAGATTGCGGCCCATCCAGTCGGCGGAGGCGATGAAGACTTCCGGCGTGCCGCCCTGGTGGAAGTAGAACAGGCGGGCGTGCTCGAGGAAGCGGTCGATCACGGAGACGACTTCGATGTTCTTCGACCAGCGGGCGTCGCCGGGCTTCAGGCAGCAGATGCCGCGGATGTTCAACTTCACTTCCACGCCGGCCTGGGAGGCACGGTAGAGGGCGAGGATGATGTCCGGGTCCTGGAGCGAGTTGACCTTGGCAAGGATGCGCGCGGGCAGACCCTGCTTGGCGCGCTCGGTCTCACCGGCGATGAGTTCCAGCAGCTTCGGCTTCATCGCGGTGGGCGCGGGCACGAGGCGCTGGAAGCGCAGGAGCTTCGAACGGCCGGTGACCGCGTTGAAGAACAGCGAGGCATCGTGACCGAACTCCGGCTTGCAGGTCAGGTAGGAGATGTCGGTGTAGAGCTTGGCCGTGGACTCGTTGTAGTTGCCGGTGCCGAGATGGGCGTAGCGGCGGAGATGACCACCCTCGCGGCGCACGATCAGGCAGATCTTCGCGTGGGTCTTGAGACCCTTCACGCCATAGACGATCTGAGCGCCGGCGCGCTGGAGTTCATCGGCGCGGTGGAGGTTGCGGGCTTCATCGAAGCGGGCCTTGAGTTCCACCAGCGCGGTGACGTGCTTGCCGTTTTCCGCGGCGAGGATCAGCGCGTCGATGATGCGGGACTGGCGGGCGGTGCGGTAGAGCACCTGCTTGATCGCGATTACATCCGGATCGACGGCGGCTTCCTCGATGAGGCGCAGCACGGGCTCGAACGATTCGTACGGGTGATGTAGTAGCACGTCGCCCGCGGCGATGGTTTCGAACATCGAGTCTCCCGGCACGATGGCCGCGGAGGTTTGCGGCGGCCACTCCTCGTCCCGCAGTTGGTCGAAGCCCGGCAGGAACGCGAGATCCATCAGCGAGGACAGGCCGATCGGGCCATTCGCGCGCACAAGTTCGGGAGTTCCGGAGCGGGTGATCTCCCTCACCACACGACCGAGATCGCGCGGGGCGTTCTTCGGCATTTCCAGACGCACCGTATCGGAAAAACGGCGGGCGGTGAGGACTTCCTCCATCTCGCCGGCGAGGTCGATGGCATCCTCTTCCTGCACGGCGATGTCGCCATTGCGAGTCACGCGGAAACAGGTGGTGGCGGAGACTTTCTCGCCGGGGAAAAGGTCGTCCGCGTGCCATGCCACCACGTCCTCGATCCAGACGAAGGCGTGGGTGTCCTCGGATGACTTCACCGGCACGCGGCGGGTGATGGTTTCCGGAATCGGGATGACGGCATAACGCGTCGCGCCCGTATCGGGCTCGACCAGACGGCAGGCGACGATCAGTTGCAGCGCGGGCACCAGCAGTGGTTCCGCAGCACCGTCCGCATTCAACGCGACCGCCAGCGGCGTGAGCAGGGGAAACACGCTGTCCTCGAAGACGGCGGCCACCTGGTCCATCTGGGTGCCGGTGAGGTGGTCCATCTTCAGCGGACGGATGCCGCTCTTCGCCATCTCAGGCAGCAGGCTCTCGTTCAGCAGTTCATATTGGTCATCGACCATGCGGCCGACGCGGCGGTGGATCGCCTGGAGTTGTTGCTGCGGCGTCATGCCGCTGGGATCGGGAGCCTTGCGGCCGCTGCGCTGCATGAGGATCAGCCCGCCCACGCGGACCTGGAAGAACTCGTCCATGTTCGAGGCGGTGATCGCCAGGAACTTCACGCGCTCCAGCAGAGGGAGGTCGGAGCGCAGCGCCTCATTGAGCACGCGCTGGTTGAACTCGAGCCAGGACAGTTCGCGGTTGAGATAGGGTGCAGGCATGGAGAGAGGTGTTAGAGGTCGTCGTCGATCACGATTTCGAGGCCGAAGACCTGTTGGAAAAGATCGCCTTTGGATTGCATGGCCAGCCGCTCCACGGCGGCGTCCTCCAGGCTGGGGAGGCGCAGGTGCAACTTGTCGCCCTCGCGGCGGAACAGGATCTCGCTCACGCGCTGGTCGTGGGTGCGCTCCAGCGCGTCCGCCGCGCGCAGCAGGGCGGCGAGTTTGGCCACGCGGATGCGGTCGTCCGTCGAGAGCGCGTGATAGTGTGGATGGGTCGGGCTGGGGCCGGAGTGGCGGTGGTAGCGCGATACCAGTGCGACGATGGTGACGTCCAGACGGTCGAGTCCGAAGATCTCGGAATTGAGGATGATGTATTCCGAGTGCTTGTGATGCGCGCGCGGGCTCACGTAGGTGCCCACTTCATGAAGGATGGCCGCCACTTGCAGTAGCAGGGCATCGTGGCTGGTGAGCTGGTGAAGGTCCGCCATTTCCGCGAAGAAGCGGCTGCAGAGACGCCCGACGTGCTCTCCATGGCGCGGATCGGATTGGTAGCGCTCGGCGAGGATGCGGGCGGAGCGGAGCACTTCATCGGCGAAGGAGCCGGTGAGGTCGCGGGAAATGAGGATGTCGTGGAGCAGTCCCTGCTCGTATTCGCTGGCAGGGATGTGCAGCTCGGAGAGGCCGAGCTGCTCGGCGATGGCGAGGTTGATTTCCAGCGAGGGCACCAGCGCGTCGGCGGTCTGGTAGTCGACCTGGAAGCGTTTCACCAATTCCACATCGCTGAGGATGGCGGCACCGGCCACAAACTGGCGCAACGTTTTCACCGGGCACGCCTGGCCGGGCTTGCCGAGGTGGCGGGTGATGGACTGGATTTCGTAGCCGATGACCACCAGCGCCTGGATCTGGACGTCCGAGTAATCGAAGCGGATCTGGGTGAGATTGCCGGAGGCGTGCTCGCGGATCACGCGCAGCAGGGCGGGGCCTTCCGCGTGGGAACCCTCCACTGCCTCACGGGTGCGGTGGGTGCCGAGGCGGTAGCTGGTGTAGCGGACGATGGCTCCCCCTTGGAAAAGCAGGGCGCGGGTATTGCCCGGACCGACGTGGACCACCAGCGTGGTCTGATCCTTCATCGCCGGGATGTCCTTCAGGCGGCGGCGGGTCTTCAGATAGATCAGGCGGGTCATTTCCCCGTCGTCGATCGTGGAGACATCCAGTCCGCAGGCGATGCGGATGCGGTTGAGCACCGCTTCCTGGTTGGTGGCCTCGCTGAGGATGTTGGTGGCCAGGGTGCGGGTGATGCCGTGGGGATCGAGGCCGAGCTCGGCCAACGATTTCTGATAGCCCTTGATGATTGAGACGATCCGCTCGATGGTGCTCTGACTCAACGAGCCGCGACGGAAGATGTCGCGCGCGATGGGGGCCGGCTGTTCGAGAAAATCCACCGGCAGGATCGTCTGGCCGTCCTGTTCGCAGACCATCACGGAAACCGAACTCGCCCCGATGTGCAGGGCCGTGGAAATCACGGCGGGTTCATGGGCGGGGCGTTGCGGCTTCCGTGCTTTCGGCATCGATCCAGCAGAGCGCCGAGGCGGGGTTCTTTCAACCCGGAATATGTGACAAGGCCGTGTTTACAGTCCGGACTTGTCAGAAAGCGGACCTAACCGGATAAAGGCTCCATGCCATCCAAAGGGATTGATCGCTATCTGGTGAAGCCGGGCTCGAAATTCGAGATGGCTTCCGTGGATACGTCCGAAAAGACATTGTGGGAAGATCTCACCAAGGACGACCACGAGGCCACCTACGACATGCTGCGCGATGAATTGCAGCACCTCCAGAAGGTCCTCTACGCCCAGCAGAAGCACCGCGTGCTGGTGGTGATCCAGGCGATGGACACGGGCGGCAAGGATGGCTGCATCAAGCACGTCTTTTCACGGATCGACCCGCAGGGCATCAATGTCCACTCGTTCAAGAAGCCGAGCGAGGAGGAACTGGCGCATGATTTCCTGTGGCGCGTGCATCCGCATGTGCCCCGCAACGGCCAGCTCGTCATTTTCAACCGCAGCCACTACGAGGACATCCTCGCCGTGCGGGTGAAAAAGCTGTTTCCGGATGAAGTCTGGAAGCGCCGCTACCGCCACGTCGTCGAGTTCGAGCGGATGCTGGCGGAGGAAGGGACCACGATCATCAAGATCTTCCTCCACATCAGCAAGGACGAGCAGAAGAAGCGCCTCGAAGCCCGCCTCGAAAATCCTGCGAAGCATTGGAAATTCAATCCCGATGACCTCCAGGATCGCGCCCGCTGGGGTGACTTCATGCACGCGTATGAGGACCTGATCGGCAAAACCTCCACCGAGTGCGCGCCGTGGTATGTGATTCCGGCCGACCGCAAGTGGTATCGCAACCTCTGTGTGGCGAACCTGATGGTGGAAAAACTGCGCTCGCTGAAGATGGAGTTCCCGCATCCCACCTGGGATCCGGCGACCGTGCGGGTGGAGGATTGAGAGGCTTCCCTGAGGAAAATCACCCGCGGTATTCCTCGTCGCTGACGTGCTCCAGCCAGTCAACCGCCTTGCCGTCCAATAATTCCTGGATGGCGATGTGGGTCATCGCGGTGGTGGGGGAGGCTCCATGCCAGTGTCTTTCACCGGGTGGAAACCAAACCACATCGCCGGGCCGGATTTCTTCGATGGAGCCTCCTTCGCGTTGTACCCGGCCACAGCCGGAAACGACGATCAGGGTTTGGCCCAATGGATGGGTGTGCCAGGCGGTGCGCGCGCCGGGTTCGAAGGTGACACAGGCTCCGGCCGTGCGCGCGGTGTCCTGCGGTTGGAACAGCGGATCGATCCGGACCGTGCCGGTGAACCAATCGGCCGGGCCTTGGACGGATGGCTGTGAGCCGTTTCGTTGGATGTTCATGAGGGTTGTTCAGTCCTGGGAGGTGGAAACCATCACATCCATGCGGCCGAAGGTCCGCATGGCCGCGTTTACGAGATCCTGGACCTGATCGCGGCGGGTCACGTCCATGGCCATGGTGATGACCTGTCCTCCGCTGCTTTCCAGTTCTCCGGCCAGTGATTCCAGCCGGGTGATGGATTCCGCTCCAAGCACGAGGTGCGCCCCCTGCGCGGCCAGGAGGCGGGCGGTGGCTTCGCCGAGGCTGCTGCCGGCTCCGGGGATCACGACGACTTTTCCTTTGATGGGATTGCTCATGAAAGTGGGCGATGTGGGGTTTGGAGGGAATGTCCGGAGAATTCCCGCTTGTGTGGCCGTTGTCGCGATTCAGCGGAAAACCATGCCGGTCCGGTGGCGCGCGCGCCATTCGCCCGGCGTGGTGCCTTCCCATTCCTGGAAGGCACGGAAGAACGAGTTCGAATCCTCGTAGCCGAGAAGAAACGCGGTTTCGTTCAACTCAATGGTACTACGGGTCAAGTAGTGGTGCGCGAGCTCGCGGCGGGTG belongs to Luteolibacter ambystomatis and includes:
- the can gene encoding carbonate dehydratase; amino-acid sequence: MPDLKSLLENNRAWAEAQVAADPEFFKRLAAQQSPEYLWIGCSDSRVPANQITGLAPGEVFVHRNVANVVAETDFNVLAVMQYAVDVLKVKHIIVCGHYGCGGVRAALENFRHGMIDNWLAGIRLIARLNREELDAMPHEEAVDRLCELNVLIQAKHVARTTILEDAWDRGQEIKIHSWIYRLDTGLISRLADPISAKIDV
- a CDS encoding N-acetylmuramoyl-L-alanine amidase, giving the protein MRLAALLAILATLTVSAAEKVIVIDPGHGGSTDAGSQKERTLSSSNNATSPSKLLEKDLTLELSLEVAKQLSARPHTALKPVLTRTKDENPDFARRAAFCAAAKPVAIFSIHFNASDNHAALGTTAVVAAKATNPNYAADEAFAKELIQAAHGAVVKFVPRSTPLAVIPDSHLHGGAGSNFFYQLARHPELNNVPKCFLEIEFIDRKDVDTNLLAKRREAFPAIAKAIADYLATRFE
- the nagB gene encoding glucosamine-6-phosphate deaminase, whose translation is MNSVSFRVFDSSDDAARELAAEVAELIRSRAAEGRNAVLGLATGNTPLPFYRELIRLHQEEGLSFGNVITFNLDEYLGLERDHPESYWTFMHRNLFDHLDIAPDNVNLPSGTVADSEVAAHCAAYEDAIREAGGLDFQLLGIGRTGHIGFNEPGSEKNSITRRVHLDPVTRADAAPAFGGLDNVPTYAITMGCATILSAKRIALLAWGDKKASIVKAAIEGPITDQISASFLQEHGNTTYFLDRGAASLLA
- the ppk1 gene encoding polyphosphate kinase 1, encoding MPAPYLNRELSWLEFNQRVLNEALRSDLPLLERVKFLAITASNMDEFFQVRVGGLILMQRSGRKAPDPSGMTPQQQLQAIHRRVGRMVDDQYELLNESLLPEMAKSGIRPLKMDHLTGTQMDQVAAVFEDSVFPLLTPLAVALNADGAAEPLLVPALQLIVACRLVEPDTGATRYAVIPIPETITRRVPVKSSEDTHAFVWIEDVVAWHADDLFPGEKVSATTCFRVTRNGDIAVQEEDAIDLAGEMEEVLTARRFSDTVRLEMPKNAPRDLGRVVREITRSGTPELVRANGPIGLSSLMDLAFLPGFDQLRDEEWPPQTSAAIVPGDSMFETIAAGDVLLHHPYESFEPVLRLIEEAAVDPDVIAIKQVLYRTARQSRIIDALILAAENGKHVTALVELKARFDEARNLHRADELQRAGAQIVYGVKGLKTHAKICLIVRREGGHLRRYAHLGTGNYNESTAKLYTDISYLTCKPEFGHDASLFFNAVTGRSKLLRFQRLVPAPTAMKPKLLELIAGETERAKQGLPARILAKVNSLQDPDIILALYRASQAGVEVKLNIRGICCLKPGDARWSKNIEVVSVIDRFLEHARLFYFHQGGTPEVFIASADWMGRNLERRVELMIPIEEPALQRRLVRILETFFQDNVQASKLMPDGTSQRIAKAQGQRAFRAQAHFFNQARKAAKAREHERSMTFEPHVPAE
- a CDS encoding HD domain-containing protein, with the translated sequence MISTALHIGASSVSVMVCEQDGQTILPVDFLEQPAPIARDIFRRGSLSQSTIERIVSIIKGYQKSLAELGLDPHGITRTLATNILSEATNQEAVLNRIRIACGLDVSTIDDGEMTRLIYLKTRRRLKDIPAMKDQTTLVVHVGPGNTRALLFQGGAIVRYTSYRLGTHRTREAVEGSHAEGPALLRVIREHASGNLTQIRFDYSDVQIQALVVIGYEIQSITRHLGKPGQACPVKTLRQFVAGAAILSDVELVKRFQVDYQTADALVPSLEINLAIAEQLGLSELHIPASEYEQGLLHDILISRDLTGSFADEVLRSARILAERYQSDPRHGEHVGRLCSRFFAEMADLHQLTSHDALLLQVAAILHEVGTYVSPRAHHKHSEYIILNSEIFGLDRLDVTIVALVSRYHRHSGPSPTHPHYHALSTDDRIRVAKLAALLRAADALERTHDQRVSEILFRREGDKLHLRLPSLEDAAVERLAMQSKGDLFQQVFGLEIVIDDDL
- a CDS encoding polyphosphate kinase 2 family protein, which produces MPSKGIDRYLVKPGSKFEMASVDTSEKTLWEDLTKDDHEATYDMLRDELQHLQKVLYAQQKHRVLVVIQAMDTGGKDGCIKHVFSRIDPQGINVHSFKKPSEEELAHDFLWRVHPHVPRNGQLVIFNRSHYEDILAVRVKKLFPDEVWKRRYRHVVEFERMLAEEGTTIIKIFLHISKDEQKKRLEARLENPAKHWKFNPDDLQDRARWGDFMHAYEDLIGKTSTECAPWYVIPADRKWYRNLCVANLMVEKLRSLKMEFPHPTWDPATVRVED
- a CDS encoding (R)-mandelonitrile lyase, whose amino-acid sequence is MNIQRNGSQPSVQGPADWFTGTVRIDPLFQPQDTARTAGACVTFEPGARTAWHTHPLGQTLIVVSGCGRVQREGGSIEEIRPGDVVWFPPGERHWHGASPTTAMTHIAIQELLDGKAVDWLEHVSDEEYRG
- a CDS encoding SDR family oxidoreductase produces the protein MSNPIKGKVVVIPGAGSSLGEATARLLAAQGAHLVLGAESITRLESLAGELESSGGQVITMAMDVTRRDQVQDLVNAAMRTFGRMDVMVSTSQD